One Calditrichota bacterium DNA window includes the following coding sequences:
- a CDS encoding periplasmic heavy metal sensor — MKQRALLLALLFSATVNIVLVATLTARLLLASRREVSPARPLCEGLALSPHQAQAIDSTRHCFAAETGGVCLALHRERLRLVDLLVAEEPDTQAIAVCMDRIDSLQSIMQRRAVAAIMRERRILTPEQATAYLAMIRARLNVDLPCQRLEGAGGQGGADCPVVRSECPNQRR; from the coding sequence CTCTCCTGCTGGCGCTACTCTTTTCAGCGACCGTGAACATCGTCCTAGTGGCGACTCTGACGGCGCGGTTACTGCTCGCCTCGCGGCGGGAGGTCTCGCCTGCAAGGCCCCTGTGCGAGGGCCTGGCGCTCTCCCCGCACCAGGCACAGGCCATCGACAGTACGCGTCATTGCTTTGCCGCAGAGACGGGGGGGGTGTGTCTGGCGCTGCACAGGGAGCGCCTGCGGTTGGTGGATTTGCTGGTCGCCGAAGAGCCTGACACGCAGGCAATTGCGGTGTGCATGGACAGGATCGACTCCCTGCAGTCCATCATGCAGCGGCGCGCCGTGGCAGCCATCATGCGCGAACGCCGGATTCTCACGCCCGAGCAGGCCACTGCCTACTTGGCTATGATCAGAGCAAGATTGAACGTGGATCTGCCTTGTCAACGCCTCGAGGGGGCAGGCGGCCAAGGGGGTGCAGATTGTCCTGTTGTCCGGAGCGAATGTCCAAACCAGAGGAGGTGA